One Rubripirellula amarantea DNA segment encodes these proteins:
- the ssb gene encoding single-stranded DNA-binding protein codes for MASYNRVVLVGNLTKDIELRYTPGGTAVADVGLAVNDRRKSASGEWVEETTFVDITMWGRTAEVASEYLGKGSPILVEGRLKQESWETDGQKRSKLKVICERMQMLSSPGSSSSGGRQSGESGGSQRASGSSGNDGSDRDNAGAAGRSAGSNATSTAGQREAQPTGDGPGYDDPDIPF; via the coding sequence ATGGCCAGCTATAACCGAGTTGTCCTGGTTGGTAACCTGACCAAAGACATCGAGTTGCGGTACACCCCAGGTGGAACCGCCGTGGCTGATGTTGGGCTCGCCGTAAACGACAGGCGAAAATCCGCCAGTGGTGAATGGGTCGAGGAAACCACGTTTGTGGACATCACAATGTGGGGCCGTACCGCTGAAGTTGCTAGCGAATACCTGGGTAAGGGCTCGCCGATCCTCGTCGAAGGAAGGCTTAAGCAGGAATCTTGGGAAACCGACGGGCAAAAGCGAAGCAAACTTAAAGTGATCTGCGAGCGAATGCAGATGCTAAGTAGTCCGGGATCAAGTTCGTCCGGAGGCCGGCAGTCGGGCGAATCAGGCGGTTCGCAACGAGCGTCAGGATCTTCCGGGAATGACGGTTCAGACCGCGATAACGCTGGTGCTGCAGGTCGCTCCGCTGGCTCAAACGCAACATCGACCGCAGGGCAGCGTGAAGCCCAACCGACCGGAGATGGACCTGGATACGATGATCCTGACATCCCCTTTTAA
- the rpsF gene encoding 30S ribosomal protein S6 produces MAKNTYETLLILDSNQYARDPGGVSKQVGDIITEAGGEVLVSRLWMEQKLAYPIDKHQKGHYWLVYFEMEGVDLPKIDRAFHLSEPVLRQLTLKLEPRLIEPILANARGESIRVSANTESLGADDEDDSDDDTDA; encoded by the coding sequence GTGGCGAAGAATACTTACGAAACCCTGCTGATCCTCGACAGCAATCAATACGCCCGTGACCCGGGTGGTGTCAGCAAACAGGTTGGCGACATCATCACTGAAGCCGGTGGCGAAGTACTCGTCAGCCGTTTGTGGATGGAGCAAAAGCTAGCTTACCCCATCGATAAGCACCAAAAGGGCCACTACTGGCTGGTGTACTTTGAAATGGAAGGCGTCGATTTGCCAAAGATCGACCGAGCGTTCCACCTTAGCGAACCTGTCCTGCGTCAGTTGACTTTGAAGCTCGAGCCAAGATTGATTGAGCCTATTTTGGCCAACGCTCGCGGCGAATCCATTCGTGTCTCGGCGAACACCGAAAGTCTCGGTGCGGACGACGAAGACGATAGCGACGACGACACCGACGCGTAG
- the pth gene encoding aminoacyl-tRNA hydrolase produces MKLIVGLGNPGRKYDQTRHNVGFVTLAKVASLTCASPSKVRFEGDFAEAMWANQKIALLWPQTFMNLSGQSVRKAVDFFKLVPTDDLLVICDDLDLDVGRIRIKRNGSAGGQRGVADIIRHLASEDFARLKVGIGRPPKGWDTADYVLGKFGSAEADAIETVTTTAARAAMDWVTDGCSDVMAKYNHVGKPPKKDKSKPRPQSDSSEPSGQAGL; encoded by the coding sequence GTGAAGCTCATCGTTGGACTGGGTAATCCGGGTCGCAAGTACGATCAAACTCGGCACAACGTCGGCTTTGTAACACTCGCTAAGGTTGCTTCACTGACCTGTGCTTCGCCTTCGAAAGTTCGTTTTGAAGGTGATTTCGCCGAGGCGATGTGGGCGAATCAAAAGATTGCATTGCTGTGGCCGCAAACGTTCATGAACTTGAGCGGCCAGAGCGTTCGGAAGGCAGTCGACTTTTTTAAGTTGGTTCCGACCGATGACTTGTTGGTGATTTGTGACGACCTTGACCTGGACGTGGGCCGGATTCGCATTAAGCGAAATGGCTCCGCAGGCGGTCAACGCGGTGTTGCCGACATCATTCGTCATTTAGCCAGCGAAGATTTCGCGAGGCTGAAAGTCGGGATTGGCCGTCCTCCGAAAGGTTGGGACACGGCGGACTATGTGCTCGGGAAGTTTGGCTCTGCAGAAGCAGACGCCATTGAGACCGTTACCACGACCGCAGCCAGGGCCGCCATGGACTGGGTAACCGATGGTTGCTCCGACGTGATGGCAAAGTACAACCATGTGGGCAAACCGCCCAAAAAAGACAAATCAAAGCCCCGTCCGCAATCAGATTCCAGCGAGCCGTCCGGCCAAGCTGGTCTTTGA
- a CDS encoding 50S ribosomal protein L25, translating into MADVLQVEKREKVGSAATRRLRRGGLVPAVLYGHGEANEHLSVPVKQVQTMLRHHSKTVTLEGAVKETALVNHVHYDPLGIEVLHLDLIRVNLKEEVEVAVPLHTKGQSRGVLSGGVLLENLHEVEIKCSAGNIPESLVIDVEELDLGQSMTASQIDLPAGVSLVTDADAVVVHVEKPRGAAAETDETAASEPEVIAKGGADDDEA; encoded by the coding sequence ATGGCAGATGTTCTGCAGGTAGAAAAACGAGAAAAAGTGGGATCGGCTGCAACTCGACGACTGCGTCGTGGCGGTTTGGTGCCTGCTGTACTTTACGGGCACGGCGAAGCGAACGAGCATTTGTCGGTTCCGGTCAAGCAGGTTCAAACCATGCTTCGGCACCACAGCAAGACGGTCACGCTCGAAGGAGCAGTCAAGGAAACCGCATTGGTTAACCACGTGCACTACGATCCTTTGGGTATCGAAGTTTTGCACTTGGATTTGATTCGCGTGAACTTGAAAGAAGAAGTTGAGGTCGCTGTGCCTCTTCACACGAAGGGTCAGTCTCGCGGCGTTCTTAGTGGCGGCGTTTTGCTTGAAAACTTGCATGAAGTTGAAATCAAGTGCTCCGCTGGGAACATTCCTGAGTCGTTGGTTATCGACGTCGAAGAGCTTGATTTGGGTCAGTCAATGACTGCCTCGCAAATCGACTTGCCAGCCGGTGTGAGCTTGGTGACCGACGCCGATGCAGTGGTTGTTCACGTCGAGAAGCCTCGCGGTGCGGCAGCAGAGACTGACGAAACTGCAGCCTCCGAGCCTGAAGTAATCGCCAAGGGCGGTGCTGACGACGACGAAGCCTAA
- a CDS encoding DUF1592 domain-containing protein → MLCIIAAVTSFALCQTIALADDDETMAIGAKIYQEKCVMCHGGEGQGNQDYYPDPLTGDNTVGELAELISETMPEEDPDECVAEDAVAVASYIHHEFYSEAAQIRRRPPRAVLARLTGNQLRQSLADLYARFGDAGWRDDKQGLSGRYYNNSHWDDKKLSIERVDPTIDFDFGLKGPSPEDSEGAKKIDPEEYFIYWSGSLRVPESGRYELIVKSSCSFTLDFGSRDRELIDNHVQSAGKEEFRRSLFLTGGRDYPIELQLRQRKRKTEQPPAYISFSWVRPGGVEEIVPAKYLAPSNQPPVFPLQAKLPPDDRSYGYERGTAINRSWDESTTAAAVEFADVAIAELYPQYKRRHKKDPNENRQVLRKFLKEIVSTAFRRPLDSEMEKHFVDRFVDEIKDDAEAIRIVCLYTIKSPRFLYPLLDKDRPDSYRIGSRLALTLFDSLPADPLLRKEMEKDQLKNPKKVTEVAWRMVDDTRCRSKTRQFLYEWFDLAQIDEITKDKETYPNFDAALVADLRESFDAMLEEVVYSESSDFRLLLQSDWSFTTERLASFYGDAWKPADGQSGRLMRSVHDPIRHVGVLSHPLLMSELAYHRTSSPVHRGVFMTRHVLGRVLRPPNAAFSPLNPDLHPGLTTRERVALQTGEVSCQVCHSKINAVGFAFENFDAAGRYREMENDKPIDASGSYITRTGETATFDGVRELGDYLAGSPDCHRSFVEAAFEHFVKQPIAAFGPNLSDELTQSFQNSGFNIRQLIVSIAEIVANQSVAPEPTPS, encoded by the coding sequence ATGCTGTGCATCATCGCAGCGGTAACATCCTTTGCGTTGTGCCAGACGATAGCTTTAGCCGATGACGATGAAACGATGGCAATCGGTGCGAAGATCTATCAAGAAAAGTGCGTGATGTGTCACGGCGGTGAAGGGCAGGGCAATCAGGACTACTATCCCGATCCATTGACGGGCGACAACACCGTCGGCGAACTGGCGGAATTGATCTCCGAAACCATGCCTGAAGAGGATCCCGACGAATGCGTTGCTGAGGATGCTGTCGCCGTCGCGTCCTACATTCACCACGAGTTTTACAGCGAAGCGGCGCAAATTCGCCGCCGTCCGCCCCGCGCAGTACTGGCTCGGCTAACCGGCAACCAGCTTCGCCAAAGCCTAGCTGACTTGTATGCACGCTTCGGGGACGCCGGTTGGCGTGATGACAAGCAAGGCCTGTCAGGCCGCTACTACAACAACAGCCATTGGGATGACAAGAAACTTTCGATCGAGCGAGTTGATCCCACCATCGATTTTGATTTCGGACTCAAAGGCCCCAGCCCCGAAGACAGCGAAGGTGCAAAGAAGATCGATCCGGAAGAGTACTTTATCTACTGGAGCGGATCGCTGCGTGTTCCTGAATCGGGTCGTTACGAACTGATCGTGAAAAGCAGTTGCTCGTTCACCTTGGATTTCGGAAGTCGCGATCGTGAACTCATCGACAACCACGTTCAGTCGGCGGGCAAGGAAGAGTTTCGTCGCTCTTTGTTCCTGACGGGCGGACGGGACTATCCCATCGAATTACAACTACGCCAACGAAAACGAAAGACAGAGCAACCACCTGCTTACATTTCGTTCTCATGGGTACGTCCCGGTGGCGTCGAAGAAATCGTGCCCGCGAAGTACCTCGCTCCCAGCAACCAACCACCTGTCTTTCCGCTGCAGGCAAAACTACCACCGGACGACCGCAGCTACGGTTACGAACGTGGGACCGCGATCAATCGTTCTTGGGACGAATCCACAACCGCCGCGGCCGTTGAGTTTGCTGATGTTGCGATCGCGGAACTGTACCCACAGTACAAACGACGACACAAGAAAGACCCCAACGAAAATCGCCAGGTGCTGAGAAAGTTCTTGAAAGAAATTGTCTCCACAGCGTTTCGACGACCGTTGGATAGCGAAATGGAAAAGCACTTCGTGGATCGCTTTGTCGATGAAATCAAAGATGATGCCGAAGCGATTCGCATTGTCTGTCTTTACACGATCAAGTCACCGCGATTCTTGTATCCCTTGCTCGACAAAGATCGACCTGATTCCTATCGCATCGGTTCACGCTTGGCTTTGACCCTGTTCGATTCATTGCCAGCGGACCCGTTGTTGCGAAAGGAAATGGAAAAAGATCAGCTTAAGAATCCTAAGAAGGTGACTGAGGTAGCGTGGCGAATGGTCGATGACACACGTTGCCGATCAAAGACTCGTCAATTCCTTTATGAGTGGTTCGACCTAGCACAAATCGATGAGATCACGAAAGACAAAGAGACATACCCCAACTTCGACGCCGCTTTGGTGGCCGATTTGCGTGAGTCATTTGACGCGATGCTCGAAGAAGTCGTCTACAGCGAATCAAGCGACTTCCGATTACTGCTGCAGTCCGACTGGTCATTTACCACCGAACGACTAGCGAGTTTCTATGGCGATGCGTGGAAGCCTGCCGATGGCCAATCGGGCCGTTTGATGCGAAGCGTCCATGATCCGATTCGCCACGTCGGTGTACTTTCGCATCCGTTGTTGATGAGCGAACTTGCCTATCACCGAACGTCGTCCCCCGTTCACCGCGGCGTGTTCATGACGCGACATGTTTTGGGTCGTGTCCTGAGACCACCCAACGCAGCGTTTTCACCGCTCAATCCTGACCTGCATCCTGGCCTGACAACGCGTGAGCGCGTTGCTTTGCAAACGGGTGAAGTCAGTTGCCAAGTATGCCATTCGAAAATCAACGCAGTTGGCTTTGCGTTCGAAAATTTTGATGCGGCAGGTCGATACCGTGAAATGGAAAACGACAAGCCAATCGATGCGAGCGGCAGTTACATTACCCGCACCGGAGAAACAGCAACGTTCGATGGTGTTCGGGAACTGGGTGACTACTTAGCCGGTAGCCCCGATTGTCATCGTTCATTTGTCGAAGCTGCTTTCGAGCACTTCGTTAAGCAACCGATTGCAGCCTTTGGCCCCAATTTGTCCGACGAACTTACTCAGTCGTTTCAAAACAGCGGGTTCAACATTCGCCAATTGATCGTCTCAATTGCTGAAATAGTCGCCAATCAATCTGTTGCACCCGAGCCGACACCTAGTTAG
- a CDS encoding DUF1552 domain-containing protein has product MVQFGISAAAANFAFALPSLGWAASNANRKQRLVFVFSPNGVIPKHFWPDEEKDGKKTEELGELKRILKPLEPFRNQLMTVNGIDNKIKGDGDGHMRGIGCLLTGVELFPGDIQGGSDTPAGWSMGISLDQHLKNKLQADPTTQTRFGSLEFGVMVPERADTWTRWSYAGPNQPVTPISDPYQMFNKLYGQTKNRKLLASVLDDLSDDFRKLESMASAEDRHMLQQHVEMVRNVERELKSELSHAENESNVGHAVPDLPPNVREDNDNMPQISRMQTELLVNSLAADFTRVATVQITNSVGNARMRWLDIDEGHHAISHEPDNNEKAYENLIRINTWYCEQIAHLAKRLSETPEPGGDGSLLDNTTIVWTNELGKGNSHTRDDIPFVMVGGGLGFKMGRALSYPSVPHNRLLLSITEAMGYPEKTFGNPDFCGDGALTGLV; this is encoded by the coding sequence ATGGTCCAGTTCGGTATCAGCGCTGCTGCTGCTAATTTCGCGTTTGCGCTTCCTAGCCTCGGCTGGGCGGCTAGCAATGCTAATCGGAAGCAACGTTTGGTTTTCGTGTTCAGCCCCAATGGTGTGATTCCTAAGCACTTTTGGCCTGACGAAGAAAAAGACGGAAAGAAGACCGAAGAACTTGGTGAACTGAAACGAATTCTTAAGCCCCTGGAACCATTCCGCAATCAGTTGATGACCGTCAACGGTATCGACAACAAGATCAAAGGGGATGGAGATGGACACATGCGGGGGATCGGTTGCTTGTTGACCGGTGTCGAACTTTTCCCCGGAGACATTCAAGGCGGCAGCGACACTCCCGCCGGTTGGTCGATGGGAATTTCGCTTGACCAACACCTCAAGAACAAGTTGCAGGCCGACCCCACCACCCAGACCCGTTTTGGATCGTTGGAGTTCGGTGTGATGGTCCCCGAGCGTGCGGACACATGGACTCGCTGGTCGTACGCCGGGCCCAACCAACCCGTCACACCCATTAGTGACCCGTACCAGATGTTCAACAAACTTTATGGACAAACCAAGAACCGCAAGTTGCTGGCCAGTGTCCTGGATGATCTGAGTGACGATTTCCGCAAACTTGAATCGATGGCAAGTGCCGAAGATCGACACATGTTGCAGCAACATGTCGAGATGGTTCGCAACGTCGAACGTGAACTCAAAAGCGAACTGTCTCACGCCGAGAACGAATCCAACGTAGGGCATGCGGTTCCCGATTTGCCGCCGAACGTTCGCGAAGATAACGACAACATGCCGCAAATCAGCCGCATGCAAACCGAATTGCTGGTCAACAGCTTGGCAGCAGACTTCACCCGCGTCGCAACCGTCCAGATCACCAACAGTGTCGGTAACGCGCGAATGCGTTGGCTGGACATCGACGAAGGGCACCATGCGATCTCGCACGAACCTGACAACAACGAAAAAGCGTACGAGAACTTGATTCGCATCAACACTTGGTACTGCGAACAAATCGCTCATCTTGCGAAGCGACTTTCCGAAACACCGGAACCCGGTGGCGACGGAAGCTTGCTCGACAACACAACCATTGTTTGGACGAACGAGCTCGGCAAAGGAAACTCGCACACCCGAGACGACATTCCATTTGTAATGGTTGGTGGTGGTCTTGGATTCAAGATGGGCCGCGCGCTCAGTTACCCGAGCGTGCCGCACAATCGCTTGCTGCTTAGCATCACCGAAGCGATGGGCTATCCGGAAAAGACATTCGGCAACCCAGACTTCTGCGGCGACGGTGCGTTGACCGGCTTGGTCTAG